The following are encoded together in the Bacteroidota bacterium genome:
- a CDS encoding 4'-phosphopantetheinyl transferase superfamily protein, producing the protein MPVIFNEHYKQGFVVGLWEIIEGLEELRERMIFTEEDIDYYGRFLVEKRQKHWLASRLLLKELAGANYGNILYDQNGKPFFSSGKCHLSYSHAGTMAAAIISETMPVGIDVERITPKLLGIKDRFLSDEEIRQMEDAVTPERLCLGWCGKEALYKIYGQRRLDFRDHIRLSLPEPKDFGYFDGTIELGGFSHHYKLYYFWSGEYVTVYVAGDGRFSD; encoded by the coding sequence ATGCCGGTTATATTCAATGAGCATTATAAACAGGGTTTTGTTGTCGGCCTTTGGGAAATCATCGAAGGGTTGGAGGAGCTTAGGGAAAGGATGATTTTTACGGAGGAGGACATTGATTATTACGGGCGATTCCTGGTAGAAAAACGTCAAAAGCATTGGCTTGCATCGCGACTGCTTTTAAAGGAGCTGGCGGGAGCAAATTATGGCAACATTTTGTATGATCAAAATGGCAAGCCTTTTTTCAGTTCCGGTAAATGTCATTTATCCTATTCTCATGCCGGAACCATGGCAGCAGCCATCATAAGTGAAACTATGCCTGTGGGTATAGATGTTGAAAGGATCACCCCAAAGCTATTAGGTATTAAGGATCGTTTTCTGAGTGATGAGGAAATAAGGCAAATGGAAGATGCCGTTACTCCGGAGAGGTTATGCCTGGGTTGGTGTGGGAAGGAGGCTTTGTACAAGATCTACGGTCAGCGAAGACTTGATTTTCGTGATCATATCCGGCTTTCTTTACCCGAACCAAAAGATTTCGGTTATTTTGATGGGACAATAGAACTCGGGGGCTTTAGTCATCATTACAAGCTTTACTATTTTTGGTCGGGAGAATATGTCACGGTATATGTTGCCGGGGATGGCCGGTTTTCAGACTGA
- the ahcY gene encoding adenosylhomocysteinase, translated as MVVESLSYKIKDISLADWGRKEIEMAEKEMPGLMSLRKKYSSLKPLKGSRITGSLHMTVQTAVLIETLVELGADVRWASCNIFSTQDHAAAAVVRDSGVPIFAWKGETLEEYWWCTQMALAFPGGKGPNLIVDDGGDATLLIHMGYEAENKPSLLERNPSNKEEKVILNQLKSIYIEDPTRWHRTVKEWKGVSEETTTGVHRLYQRKEAGTLLAPAINVNDSVTKSKFDNLYGCRESLADGIKRATDVMIAGKVVVVCGYGDVGKGCAQSMRGFGARVLVTEIDPICALQAAMEGFEVTTVEDALAEGNIFVTATGNKDVITAEHMSKMKDEAIVCNIGHFDNEIQVDKLEEWPEIEKINIKPQVDKFSFSDGHSIYLLAEGRLVNLGCAMGHPSFVMSNSFSNQVLAQIDLWNNDYELDVYRLPKKLDEEVARLHLPHIGVKLTKMTPEQAKYLGINADGPFKPDHYRY; from the coding sequence ATAGTAGTAGAGAGTTTAAGCTACAAGATTAAAGACATCAGTTTGGCTGACTGGGGAAGAAAAGAGATTGAGATGGCAGAAAAAGAAATGCCGGGACTTATGTCATTACGAAAGAAATATTCTTCACTTAAGCCGCTGAAAGGTTCCAGAATAACAGGTTCGCTTCATATGACCGTTCAAACTGCCGTTCTGATTGAAACCCTGGTGGAATTAGGTGCAGATGTTCGTTGGGCAAGCTGCAATATCTTTTCCACTCAGGATCATGCCGCTGCAGCTGTAGTGAGGGATTCCGGTGTGCCAATTTTTGCCTGGAAAGGAGAAACCCTGGAAGAATACTGGTGGTGCACACAGATGGCTCTTGCTTTCCCCGGAGGAAAAGGCCCAAACCTGATTGTTGATGACGGCGGTGATGCTACCCTTTTGATCCATATGGGCTATGAAGCCGAAAACAAACCCTCTTTGCTTGAACGTAATCCTTCAAACAAAGAAGAAAAAGTTATCCTGAATCAACTTAAATCAATATATATCGAAGATCCAACACGTTGGCACAGAACAGTAAAGGAATGGAAAGGGGTTTCCGAAGAAACCACCACAGGAGTACACCGGCTTTATCAACGAAAAGAAGCCGGCACCTTACTGGCTCCCGCCATTAATGTTAACGATTCCGTCACAAAATCGAAATTCGATAACCTCTATGGATGCCGGGAATCACTGGCAGATGGTATTAAGAGAGCAACGGATGTTATGATTGCCGGAAAAGTTGTCGTGGTTTGTGGCTATGGCGATGTTGGTAAAGGCTGCGCCCAGTCCATGCGAGGCTTCGGTGCCCGGGTTCTCGTTACGGAAATAGACCCGATTTGTGCTCTTCAAGCCGCTATGGAAGGGTTTGAAGTCACCACAGTGGAAGACGCCCTCGCTGAAGGTAATATTTTTGTAACAGCCACAGGAAACAAGGATGTGATTACAGCAGAGCATATGTCGAAAATGAAAGACGAAGCCATCGTTTGCAATATAGGACATTTCGACAACGAAATCCAGGTAGATAAACTCGAAGAATGGCCGGAAATAGAAAAAATCAACATCAAACCTCAGGTGGATAAATTTAGCTTTTCCGATGGACATTCGATCTATCTCCTGGCTGAAGGAAGACTCGTAAACCTGGGTTGCGCTATGGGACACCCCTCTTTCGTTATGAGCAATTCATTTTCAAACCAGGTACTGGCGCAAATCGATCTCTGGAACAACGATTACGAATTAGATGTATACAGATTGCCTAAAAAACTGGATGAAGAAGTGGCACGGCTTCACTTACCCCATATTGGTGTTAAACTAACAAAAATGACACCCGAACAAGCAAAATACCTTGGCATAAATGCCGACGGCCCTTTTAAACCCGATCACTACAGGTATTAA